CGACATCCACATGCTCGCGCAGCTTCCTCTGTTCAAGGACATGAACGAGGATCAGCTGCGGTTGATCGCCTTTGGCGCCGACCGGCGCATGATCGCTGCCGGCCAGATGCTGTTTCGCCAGGGCTCACCCGCCGAGAGTGCCTATGTCATCCTCAGCGGCAGCCTGGAGCTGAGCGCGACGAGCAGCGACGGCATGCAGAGGACAGAGGGGATCGCCGGTCCCGGAACCCTGGTTTCCGAGCTGGCGCTGGTAACCCTGGTGGAGCGCAAGTTCACCGCGGTAGCGCGCGAGGACACCAGCATCATCCGCATCACCCGCGCCCTCTTCCACCGGCTGATCGAAGAATATCCGGACGCAGCCCGCCTGATCGAGAACCGCATCCGCGACAATCTCGCCGAACTCGCGGCAAAGGCCGCAAGTCAATTCTATCGCTTCAACTGATCCCTGTTAGAGCGCTTCTGCCCTTTACAAAAAACTGGACCGAATCGCCCTAGAAATCGAAATGCGCCGTCACCGGTACGTGGTCGGAGGGCCGGTCCCAGCCGCGCGCCTCTTTCAGGATTTCGATTCGCTTGAGATGCGGCCCGAGATCCGACGACGACCAGATATGGTCGAGACGGCGGCCGCGATCGGCGGCCTCCCAATCCTTGGCGCGGTAGCTCCACCAGGTGTAGAGTTTCTCGCTGGCAGGCACATGCTGGCGCATCAGATCCAGCCAGGCGCCGCGCTTCATCACCTCGAGCAGCCCCTCGGTTTCGACAGGCGTATGGCTGACGATCTTCAGAAGCTGCTTGTGCGACCAGACGTCATGCTCCAGCGGCGCGATGTTGAGGTCACCGACGAGGATGGCTGAGGTGTTGGCCTCGCCATTGGCTTTCAGCAGCTTCATCTCTTCGATGAAATCGAGCTTGTGGCCGAATTTCGGATTGATCGTGCGATCCGGCTCGTCGCCGCCGGCCGGGACATAGAAATTATGCAGCCGAACGCGACGATTGCCGTGCTCGAAGATCGCCGAGATATGACGCGCATCGCCGACGCCGCAATAATCCTGCCGGTGATCTTCGGTCAACGGAATGCGCGAGGCGATCGCCACGCCGTGATAACCCTTCTGGCCATGGATGATGATGTGACTGTAACCCAAAGCCCTGAGCGGTGCCGCGGGAAACAGGTCGTTCGTCACCTTGGTTTCCTGCAGGCAGAGAATATCGGGCCTGTGCTTGAGAACGAGTTGCTCGACGATCGGCATGCGCAGCCGCACCGAATTGATGTTCCAGGTGGTGATCGAAAAACCCATGCCCATACCCTCTCGCGTCCAATGCCTCGCATGCTGGCCGAACCGCGGCCCTACGCGACGCGCTTTCACGAAAGGGCTTTAAAACAAAGGCGGACGCGAGGGAACCGACCGCGTGCGAAAGCGGCCGGCGATCAACCGAAAAGCTCTCAGTCGCGCGACTGAGGCGTGCCTGGAATGGTCTCATAGGGCACGCGGAAGACGCGATCGTCGAACTGCATGCCGGTTTTGACGTTGAAGATCATCACCGAGGTGTCCTTGCCCTGATTGTCGGTGATCGTCCACTGACGCAGGTCGTAAGTCTTCGGGTCGAACATCATGGTGATGGTCGAGTTTCCAAACACCGTATTGTTGCCCAGCGCGATCGTCGTCAGGTCGGACTCTTCCTTCACACCCTTCACCATGCCGGCCGACAGATCGATATGCTGCGCCAGGAGCAGGCTGAGCGGGGTCTTGGAGAGCGGATAGAGATCCCAGGTCTTCAGCTTCGTATTGCCGATGGCGACGTTCTTGCCGTCAGCGATCACCCGCATTGGCGACGGATCGTCATAGTTGAAGCGCAGCTTGCCGGGGCGCTGGATGAAGAACTTGCCACCGGTCTGCTCGCCGCGCGGGCCGAACTGCACGAATTCGCCCTGCATCGTCGTGACGCCGGAGAAATGATCGGCGATCGCCTGCGCCGTGCCGGAGGCAGGCGCTGCCGCCTGCGCATGAGCGCCGAAGGGAATGGCGCTCGCCATCGCGGCGACGGCGAAGGCGCCGAGAAGGTCGCGGCGCGTTACCGTCAGGCCGGAGAGGAAGGTATCGGAGTGACTCATCTAAATCTCCTTTATGCGATCTGCATGCTGCCGAAAGGCGGCGTCTTCAAGGCGTTGCGATCGGCCTGCGAGAGGTAACGGCTTCGGCGCTATCAGGTTTCCGCAAAAGCGGCTGTATTGGAAATATATGCCTGTTCTGTCAGCGGTCGAGGATGTCGCCTTCTGTGGGAACGAGGATCTCGCGTTTGCCGGCATGGTTGGCCGGTCCGATGATGCCCTCCTTCTCCATGCGCTCGACGAGCGAGGCAGCACGGTTGTAGCCGATGCCCAGGCGGCGCTGGACGTAGGATGTCGATGCCTTGCCGTCGCGCAGCACGATGGCGACCGCCTGGTCGTAGGGATCTTCCGATTCGGAAAGATTGGACGTGCCGGCCGGGCCGCCGCCACCGCCGCCGTAATCGCCATCCTCGTCATCATCGGCGGTGATCGCGTCGAGATATTGCGGCGAGCCCTGGGTTTTCAGGTAGGAGACGATCTCTTCCACCTCTACATCCGAAACGAACGGGCCGTGCACGCGCTGGATACGCCCGCCGCCCGCCATGTAGAGCATGTCGCCCATGCCGAGCAGCTGTTCGGCGCCCTGTTCGCCGAGAATGGTGCGGCTGTCGATCTTCGACGTGACCTGGAAGGAGATGCGGGTTGGGAAGTTCGCCTTGATCGTACCGGTGATGACGTCGACCGACGGACGCTGCGTCGCCATGATTACGTGGATGCCGGCCGCACGAGCCATTTGCGCCAGACGCTGGACGGCGCCTTCGATATCCTTGCCGGCGACCATCATCAGGTCGGCCATCTCGTCGATGATCACGACGATATAGGGCATCGGCCGGAGATCGAATTCCTCGGTCTCGTACATCGCCTCACCGGTATGGCGGTCGAATCCGGTCTGCACCGTGCGCGAGATCGCCTCGCCCTTCGACAGCGCCTGCTCGACACGGGTGTTGAAGCCGTCGATGTTGCGCACGCCGATCTTCGACATCTTCTTGTAGCGCTCTTCCATCTCGCGCACCGTCCATTTGAGCGCGACGACGGCCTTCTTCGGATCGGTGACGACAGGCGAAAGCAGATGCGGGATGCCGTCATAGACGGAGAGTTCGAGCATCTTCGGGTCGATCATGATCAGCCGGCACTGTTCCGGCGTCATGCGGTAGAGCAGCGACAGGATCATCGTGTTGATGGCAACCGACTTACCCGAGCCGGTAGTGCCGGCGACGAGCAGATGCGGCATCTTGGCGAGATCGGCGATCACGGCTTCGCCGCCGATCGTCTTGCCGAGCGCCATGGCGAGCTTCGCCTTGCTGCCCTCGAAATCCCGGGAAGCGATGAGTTCACGCAGATAGACGGTCTCGCGCGTCTGGTTCGGCAATTCGATGCCGATCGCGTTGCGGCCGGGCACGACAGCGACGCGGGCGGCAATGGCGCTCATCGAGCGGGCAATATCGTCGGCAAGGCCGATGACGCGCGACGACTTGATACCGGGCGCCGGCTCCAGTTCGTAGAGCGTGACGACAGGGCCGGGGCGGACATGGATGATTTCGCCCTTGACACCGAAATCTTCGAGCACGCCCTCGAGCATGCGGGCATTCTGTTCCAGCGCATCGGCCGAAAGCGTGGAGTCGCGCACGACATTCTTCGGTTCGGCGAGTAGATGCATCGACGGAAGCTGGAAGCCCTCCGGACGGATGAACGAGCGCTGCGCCTCCCGCTCGATGCGGGCGCTGGGCTTCGGACGCGCGACGACGGGGACGACGCGCGGTTCCGGCTTGCCGGCCGCCTTTGCCGGTGCGCGGATCATCCAGTCGTCGTCCTCATCGTCGTCGGGCAGGATATCGGCCGGGCGCGGCGGCATGTCGTTGTCGAAGGGCAGGTCGTCGTCATTATCGTCATCGTCATCGATGGACATCGACGGCGCGGAGACGATACGCCGCGGCGAAGCCGTTCTTGACCCCATCGATGGCTCCATCGAGGGTTCCATGCGCTCGCCGCGGACGGTCGGCGCCTTGGCGCGGACGGGTTCGTTCAGCGTACCGAACTCGTCATCGTTGAAATCATAAGGTGATTCGTAATCGCCCTGGCGCCGCTTGCGCGGCCCCATGCCGAAGAGCCGGCGCAGTCGGCCCTGGCTCATATACCAGGCATGCGTCACGGCACCGCTGAGAGCGACCCAGCGGGACTCGTCCTCCTCCTCGTCCTCGTCTCCGACGACGCGGGCCTTGCTACTCCGCGTATCGACGTAATCCTCCTCGATCTCCTCGTCCGCGTCGCTGCGGCCGACAAGGCCCGATGCAAACAGCATCATCCAGGCGGTCGGCGCGGCGAAGATGCAACCGACGACCATGGCGAAGGTGCCCGTCGGATAGGCGCCGACGAAGAGTGCGGGAAAACGCAGGATCATGTCGCCGACGACGCCGCCGATGCCGTTCGGAATCGGCCAGGTGAGCGGCGGCGGAAAACAGCCGATGACGGCGCAGGAAAGCACCGAACCGGCCAACCAGGCGCCGCCACGGGCCGGAATACGGCTGAAGCGGCGACCCGAGATCAGCGTCAGCGCCCAGGCGACGATCGGCAGCATCGAAACGACGCTGGCAAGCCCGAGGAACTGCATGACAATATCGGCAAAGGCAGCCCCGCTGTAACCGAGAATATTCGTCGGCAGGTTGGCGGTGGCATAGGAATAGCTCGGATCCGCAACATTCCATGTCGCCAGCGCCGCGACGCAGAAAGCCAGCAGCAGAAAGATCGCAAAGCCGATCAGCGCCTGGATCTGCCGCAGCATGAATGCCGAGAAGGAGAACCGATCCGGACGGCCATCCATTGCCGGCGACGTGCTTCTTGCCATGTGTCTAACCCGTCCAATGCCTGAGGACACGCGAATCGCGAAAGCTTCGCCGTGTCAAAATGCGTCCGCTCCACCTAATCAGAGCCGGGTTAAAGCGATGTTAACCATGCATGGCTGGACGTGCATTCCGAACCGGGAAATGAAAAAAGCCCGAACCTTGAAAGGTCCGGGCCAAATGCGGTCTATGGTTAGATAGGCCGCGACGGGCTGTGCAGCGGCGCCCTTTTGCCAGGCGCCGCAAACCCTGTGATCAGGAAGAGTGGTAAGCGGCTTCGCCGTGGGTCGAAAGGTCGAGCCCTTCGCGCTCGGCTTCGACGGTGACGCGCAGGCCGATGACGACGTCGACGATCTTGTAGAGGATCGCCGAGCCGATGCCCGACCACAGCAGCGTCGTCAGCACGCCCTTGGCCTGAGCCCAGACCTGGGTTGCCGTGCCGGCATAGGAGGCTGCGAAATCGGCCGTCGAATAATCGACGATGCCTGCACCGCCGAGCGCCGGGTTGACGAGGATACCGGTGCCGAGAGCACCGATGATGCCGCCGACGCAATGGACGCCGAAGACATCGAGGCTGTCGTCGTAGTTGAACTTGTTCTTCACGACGTCGACGAAGAAGTAGCAGACCGGCGAGACGATGAGGCCGAGAACGATCGCGCCCATCGGGCCGGCAAAGCCTGCCGCCGGGGTAATGGCGACAAGACCGGCAACCGCGCCGGAAGCGCCACCCAGCATCGAAGCCTTGCCACGAGTGAGGGATTCAACGATGCACCAGGACACAGCGGCGGCAGCCGTTGCGACGAAGGTGTTGATAAAAGCAAGCGAGGCGTAGGCATTGGCTTCGAGGTTGGAGCCGGCATTGAAGCCGAACCAGCCGACCCAGAGCAGCGAGGCGCCGACCATGGTCAGCGTCATCGAATGCGGAGCCATGATTTCTTTCTTATAGCCCGTGCGCTTGCCGAGCATGATGGCGCCGACGAGGCCCGCAATACCGGCATTGATGTGAACGACCGTGCCGCCGGCAAAGTCGATTGCGCCGTAGGAGAAGATCAGGCCGGCCGGCGAAGTGTAGGAGCTCGGACCACCCCAGAACCAGACCATGTGTGCCATCGGGAAGTAGATGAAGGTGACCCAGAGCACGACGAAGAGCATGACGGCCGAGAACTTGATGCGCTCGGCGAATGCGCCGACGATCAGGCCGGGCGTGATGCAGGCGAAGGTCATCTGGAATACGATGAAGGTGTATTCCGGAATGGCGACGCCCTTCGAGAAGGTCTCGGCGAGCGACGAGGTGTTGACGCCGGCGAGGAAGGCCTTGGAGAAGCCGCCGACGAAGCTGTTCAGCGAGCCGCCATCGGTGAAGGCGAGCGAATAGCCGTAGGTCACCCAGATCAGCGCCACGACGGCCGTGATCATGAAGACCTGCATCAGCACCGAGAGCATGTTCTTGGCGCGGACGAGACCGCCGTAGAAAAGCGCAAGGCCGGGGATGGTCATCAAAAGGACGAGCGCCGAGGAGACGAGCATCCAGGTATTGTCACCCTTGTCCATGGTGAAAGCAGGAGCAGCAGCTGCGGTGGCAGCAGCTGGTGCAGCCTCCTGCGCAAAAGCGACGGCCGGCGCCAGAAGGGCGGCCGAAGCTGCGCAAAGCCGCGCAAAGGTGGAAGAAAACTTCGAAATTGACATTGGAAAAAGCTCCTTGATCTGCCGTTCTTACAGCGCTTCTGAATCGGTTTCGCCCGTACGGATGCGCACGGCATGGTCGATCGAATAGACGAAGATCTTGCCGTCGCCGATCTGGCCGGTCTTGGCCGATGCCGCAATCGCCTCGACCGCCCTATCGACGAGTTCCGATGCAACAGCGATTTCGATCTTGAGCTTCGGCAGGAAGCTGACTGCATATTCGGTGCCGCGATAGATCTCGGTGTGCCCCTTCTGGCGCCCGTAGCCCTTCACCTCGGTTACGGTCAGCCCCTGAATACCGATCGCCGTAAGGGCTTCGCGGACCTCATCGAGCTTGAACGGCTTGATAATGGCCATCACAATTTTCATCTGGTTTCCCATCCTTCGTTATCCTCGGCGCGGAGCCGACTCTCCTTGCCGCTGACGTTCCTGAACAGCGACCGGCGATATACATTCAAGGGGCGTGCCAGATTCGAGGCAGATCGTAAGTTATTGAAAAGTAAAGGTTATAATAAAGAATACCAATAAACAGGCAAATGATCGGCCGATAAGCGCACAAATAACGCGCAAATTCGAAAAGATGCACATTATTTATTCATTTGCCTTTTTCCGAATCAGACCTTCCTGTGCGACAGAGGCAATCAGCTCACCCGATCGCGTAAACAAGCTACCCCGGGTTAATCCTCTGGCGCCTGAAGCCGATGGACTGTCCTGCGTATAAAGCAGCCAGTCGTCGAGCTTGCAGGGTCTGTGGAACCACATGGAGTGATCGAGGCTCGCCACCTGCAGGCTCTGGTCGAAGATGGACGTTCCGTGCGCATAGAGCGACGTATCGAGCAGCGTCATGTCCGAAAGATAGGCAAGCACCGCCGCCTGATAGAGCCGGTCGTCGGGAACCGGGCCGGTAGCGCGCACCCAGACGTCCTGCTTCGGATCGAGCTTCCTGTCGGAAAAATAATGCGTCAGCGAGACGGGGCGGATCTCGATCGGCCGCTCGCGCTGCCAGTATTTTCGGATCGCTTCCGGCGCATGCGCGAGATACTGCTCCTTGATCTGCTGCTCGCCGAGCAGCGCCTCCGGCATCTCGACATCGGGCATCGCAATCTGATGTTCGAAGCCCGGCTCCTCCACCTGGAAGGAGGCCGACAGCGCGAAGATCGCCTTGCCGTGCTGGATGGCGACGACACGCCGCGTATTAAAGCTCGATCCGTCGCGAATACGCTCCGCTTGATAGATGATCGGCACCGAGGGATCGCCGGGACGCATGAAATAGGCATGCAGCGAATGGACGAAACGTTCGCCCTCGATGGTGCGTTGCGCCGCCATCAGCGCCTGGCCGATCACCTGGCCGCCGAAGACCCGCTGCCAGCCGACCTTGGGACTGCGGCCGCGGAAGATATCGACCTCGATCGTCTCGAGATCGAGCGTCGAAAGCAGCGTCTCCATCGCCGAAGGCCCCGATGTCTCGCGCGTCATTTCTATGTCTCCCGGCGGTAGGAAGTGAAGTTGCGATGATCTATATAGAGCACATCTGAGGCACAAGGTACGGGAGCGGTGCGATGCTGGACATGCTGGTTGTGGGCGGGGGTTATGTCGGCCTTTCCGCCGCCGTCGCGGTCAAACAGGCAGCACCCCATCTGAATGTCGCGGTCGTCGAGGCGGCCCCCGAACATGTCTGGAAAAACGATACGCGCGCTTCCGCCATCATCGCGGCGGCGGCAAAGATGCTCGAGGTCTTCGGCATCTGGAGCGAGATCGAGCCGGAAGCCCAGCCGATCACCAAGATGATCGTCACCGACTCCAAGACCTCCGATCCGGTGCGTCCGGTTTTTCTGACCTTCGACGGCCAAGTCTCCGAAGGCCGGCCCTTCGCCCACATGATCCCGAATGTCGCGATGGTCGCAGCCCTGCGCGGCGCCTGCGAGAGGCTCGGCATCGATATCCGCCATGGGCTCGGCGCCACGGAGCTGAAGACCCACGACACCCATGTCACCGTCACGCTTTCGGACGGCAGCACGCTGGAAACCAAGCTATTGGTTGCCTGTGACGGCGTACGCTCGAAACTGCGCGATCTCGCCGGCATCAGGACCGTCACCTGGGACTACGGCCAATCCGGCATCGTTGCAACCGTCGAACACGAGCGACCGCATGACGGCTGCGCCGAGGAACATTTCCTGCCGGCCGGTCCCTTCGCCATCCTGCCGCTCAAGAACAACCGCTCCTCGCTCGTCTGGACGGAGCGGACACCGGATGCCAACCGGCTGGTCGCCGCCGACGACCTGATCTTCGAGGAAGAGCTCGAACGCCGCTTCGGCCACAAGCTTGGGAGCCTGAAAGTCATCGGCGACAAGCGCGCCTTCCCGCTCGGTCTCACATTGGCGCGCTCCTTCGTCGCGCCGCGTTTCGCGCTGGCCGGCGACGCCGCCCATGGTATCCACCCGATTTCGGGGCAGGGCCTCAATCTCGGATTCAAGGATGTGGCGGCACTTGCCGAAACCATCGTGGATGCCGATCGCCTCGGCCTCGATATCGGCTCGATTAACATCCTCGAGCGCTACCAGACCTGGCGGCGCTTCGACACGTTCCGCATGGGAGTGACGACCGACGTCTTGAACCGGCTCTTCTCCAACGACGCAACGCCGATCCGCATCGCCCGCGACGTCGGCCTCGGCATCGTTGACCGGCTGCCACGCCTCAAATCCTTCTTCATCGGTCAGGCGGCCGGAACGACGGCAAAGGACAATCCGCGGCTGCTTGCCGGAGAGACGATTTAAAGAGGCGCTTGCGCATAACTCGAAATCGGAAACGCTAAGGACGCTCTATTCATCAAGACGGCGAGCCTCTGACACCAGCATGATCGGAATGCCGTCGCGGATCGGATAGGCAAGCCGCGCCTTTTCCGAGACAAGTTCATTCTGCTCGCGATCATAGGAAAGCCGGCCCTTGGAGAGCGGGCAGACCAGGAGATCGAGCAACTTTGGATCGACGCGGCTGAGTTTTTCGTCCATGGCTGAAGTCTACTGCAGAACCGTGTCGGAGTCACCGAAGACGCGCGCCAGCACGATTTCGGTAATGGCGATCAGCGTCTCGGCTCGCGTCTTCAGGTCGGGCGCCTCCAGCAGCGCTTGCTTTTCCGCCGGCCCGAAGGGCGACATCATCGCCAGCGAGTTGACCAGCGTCAGATTGCTCGCGCGTTCGACGCTCTCCCAGTCGGCCTCGAGCTTGTTGGCATCGAGATACGCCTTGAAGGCGGTCAGAAGCGCTGCGCGATCGACCGCCTCCTCCTCGTTCGCAGCCGAGAGGTCGGCGATAAAAGGGGCGATACGGAAGATGCGGAAGGGATCGCTGGTGGCTTTCTCCTCCAGCAGCCGGAAGCGGCAGACGCCGGTCAGCGATACGATATAGCGCCCGTCGCCGGTCTCGGCGAAGGAGGTGATGCGGCCGAGGCAGCCGACGGCGGCAAGATTGGGCTCGCCGCCCTTGTCCTCGTGTTCGCCGAATGCCGGCTGCACCATGCCGATCAGCCGGTTTCCGGTCAGTGCGGCATCCAGCATCGCCAGATAGCGCGGCTCGAAAATGTTAAGGGGAAGCTGCCCGGCCGGCAGGAGGAGGGCGCCGGTCAGGGGGAAGACAGCGATCGCATCAGGCAGATCGCCCGGCTTCAGGTATCTGGCATTCCCGACTTGCATGAAACCGTCCCGCATTCTTGTAACGGGCTTGCCCGTCCTGACGAGAATGTGGTGCCCTCGTCCGAAAACGCAAGGGCAGATGCTCGAAACTTAACTCGTACGCCGAAAATCGGAATCGGTTCTCGGAAAAGATCCTGCACCGATTCAATGCGATAGACCGACCGTGGCGCGTACTGCGGATGCGCGGCGCCCTACGAAAACAGCATCGCCGAAAGCTTGCGCCGCGCTGTAACCGTCGCTGGATCCTTGAAGCCCCAGACCTCGAAGAACTGCAGCAGCTGGCGGCGGGCGCCGTCATCGTCGAAGGCACGGTCCTTGCGCATGATCAGCAGCAGATGGTCGGCCGCCTCGTCGCGCCGGCCTTCGACATTACGGATCTTGGCAAGCTTGATCCGTGCCTCGTGATCGTCGGGATTGGCGGCCAGTTCACGCTCGAGCGCAACGGGATCACCGAGCTTGCGGGCCTCCTCGATCTGCTCGAGCTTCATCAGCACGGCCTGGATGCCGGCGTCTTTCGCCAGCTCTTCCGGCAATTCCGTGAGGATTTCGCGCGCCCGCTGATGCTGGTTGGCGGCAATCATGCATTCGGCCATGCCGGCAAGCGCCTTGGCATTCTCGGGATCGGCCTGCATCACGGCGCCGTAGAGCTGAGCGGCCTCGTTGATATTGCCGGCGGCAAGCAGTTCCGCCGCTTCAGCAACCACCGCTTCGATTTCGGCCGCCTCGTCGGCGCCGGCCGGACCGGCGATCCGGTCGATGAACTGCTGGATCTGGCTTTCCGGCACGGCGCCCATGAAACCGTCGGCAGGACGGCCGTTGACGAAGGCGATGACGGCGGGGATCGACTGGATGCCGAGCTGGCCGGCGATCGAGGGGTGGTCGTCGATGTTCATCTTGACCAGCCGGACGCGGCCCTTGGCTTCGTTGACCACTTTCTCCAATACCGGCGTCAGCTGTTTGCAGGGACCGCACCAGGGTGCCCAGAAATCGACCAGCACCGGCTGCTTGCGCGATTCCTCGATGACGTCCTTGGCGAAATTCGCGGTCGTCGTATCCGTGATGTAGCTGCCAGCCGCAGCCGCGGGTTCCAGTGCCCCGCCGAAACTTGTCGTCGCCGTCATCTGATTTCCGAAGGAACCGCTATAGGGGTTGTCGCTGCCGCTCATAGGTATCTCCCGCCGCGCCGATCCTTCCGGCGTCTTTGCTAAAGCATGTCGCGCAAAACTGTGTGGCGGTTTTGCGATAAAGACATACGCAAAACCAAAGACTAAAGCGCGGCAGGCGAATCTAAAAGATCGCGACGCGCTTTAGCGCTAAAATCGTATGTCAGGACGTCACTTTCAAGACAAGTGGCTTATGTCCGGTCGCTTCCATGAAACGGATAAGATCGCTGCTCGCAATCGATGTCGTCGCATCATTGGAAAGCGGATGGCAGTTGACGATCTCGTGCGCCATCAGCTCGGCATCGAGCACGAAGGTGACATTCTCCGCAGTATCGTTGATCGCGCCGAACGCCGTCACCGAACCCGGAACGACGCCGAGATACTCCATCAGCTTCTCCGGTCTGCCGAAAGAGACCCGGCCGGAGCCGCCGATGGCATTATGCACCTGCTTGAGGTCAACGGCAGCATTTTCCTCCACGGTCAGCAGAAAATACCTGTCCTTCTTGTCTTTGACGAACAGGTTCTTGGTGTGGCCGCCGGGGATCTCGTCGCGCAGGGCCACCGATTCCGCCACGGTGAAAACAGGCGCATGATCGACCGTCTTATGGGCAATGCCGAGCCCGTCGAGAAAGGCAAACAGTTGTTCTCTTGTCTTCGGGGCGTTTTCGGACATGGGGCAATCCATTGGGCAGGAAGGGAAAAAAGCGAGGCGTCCTGATTAAGTCGGTCCACATCGTTTGGCAATCTTTGCGACCGACGCTTTGCCCCGCATTTGCGGCCTTTCCGCCGGGCGTCTGCGAAAACCGGAATTTTTCTTCGCCTCTCCGTCATTTCCCTGTTGCATTTGAAAACCCGTTAGGCCATATAGCGCCGGTCGCCGCGAGGCGGCGCCCACGGTCCAACAACTACCCCGGACCGATGCGGATTGAGCGGGTGTAGCTCAGGGGTAGAGCACAACCTTGCCAAGGTTGGGGTCGAGGGTTCGAATCCCTTCGCCCGCTCCAGTTTCTCCAATAAAATTAAATGTCTGCTTAGCGCCGGGATAGACGCGCTTGCGCCAACGCACGGCAAGAGCTGATTTGACGCCCTGCGCTACGCCTCCGAGTCATTTTGGCAGGAATCCGTGAGCTGATAGCCATTCTCGAGGAATACGGCGGATAGCCTCTGAGTGGGTAGGCATCGACTTCCAGTTCGGCGACCTGTCGAGCGCTTTACCGACTTCCATCAGCCAGACCCCACCATAATCTATATAGCACTTCGGAATCCCGAAATTGGTTGCAGTATTGAAATCATTGGATGTTTCCCCGCGGCAACACCGCCCAAAACGCCACGAATTTCGGAATCCAGAAGCGGGGGAATTTCGGGATCCCGAAGTGGGATTTTTTCTTTATGCCGACGCGGCCGCGTTTGTCGGCAGCAATCGGCCCGCGGCATCCGACGGAAAAAACCGAGTCGGTCGGGGCTCACCAATTACGGCACCTTCCAGCTCGACGCCGGCCTAGAAGATCAAGATTGTAATTTATTT
This Rhizobium brockwellii DNA region includes the following protein-coding sequences:
- the trxA gene encoding thioredoxin, which translates into the protein MSGSDNPYSGSFGNQMTATTSFGGALEPAAAAGSYITDTTTANFAKDVIEESRKQPVLVDFWAPWCGPCKQLTPVLEKVVNEAKGRVRLVKMNIDDHPSIAGQLGIQSIPAVIAFVNGRPADGFMGAVPESQIQQFIDRIAGPAGADEAAEIEAVVAEAAELLAAGNINEAAQLYGAVMQADPENAKALAGMAECMIAANQHQRAREILTELPEELAKDAGIQAVLMKLEQIEEARKLGDPVALERELAANPDDHEARIKLAKIRNVEGRRDEAADHLLLIMRKDRAFDDDGARRQLLQFFEVWGFKDPATVTARRKLSAMLFS
- a CDS encoding Trm112 family protein; this encodes MDEKLSRVDPKLLDLLVCPLSKGRLSYDREQNELVSEKARLAYPIRDGIPIMLVSEARRLDE
- a CDS encoding ubiquinone biosynthesis hydroxylase, with product MLDMLVVGGGYVGLSAAVAVKQAAPHLNVAVVEAAPEHVWKNDTRASAIIAAAAKMLEVFGIWSEIEPEAQPITKMIVTDSKTSDPVRPVFLTFDGQVSEGRPFAHMIPNVAMVAALRGACERLGIDIRHGLGATELKTHDTHVTVTLSDGSTLETKLLVACDGVRSKLRDLAGIRTVTWDYGQSGIVATVEHERPHDGCAEEHFLPAGPFAILPLKNNRSSLVWTERTPDANRLVAADDLIFEEELERRFGHKLGSLKVIGDKRAFPLGLTLARSFVAPRFALAGDAAHGIHPISGQGLNLGFKDVAALAETIVDADRLGLDIGSINILERYQTWRRFDTFRMGVTTDVLNRLFSNDATPIRIARDVGLGIVDRLPRLKSFFIGQAAGTTAKDNPRLLAGETI
- a CDS encoding LON peptidase substrate-binding domain-containing protein, coding for MRDGFMQVGNARYLKPGDLPDAIAVFPLTGALLLPAGQLPLNIFEPRYLAMLDAALTGNRLIGMVQPAFGEHEDKGGEPNLAAVGCLGRITSFAETGDGRYIVSLTGVCRFRLLEEKATSDPFRIFRIAPFIADLSAANEEEAVDRAALLTAFKAYLDANKLEADWESVERASNLTLVNSLAMMSPFGPAEKQALLEAPDLKTRAETLIAITEIVLARVFGDSDTVLQ
- a CDS encoding prolyl-tRNA synthetase associated domain-containing protein → MSENAPKTREQLFAFLDGLGIAHKTVDHAPVFTVAESVALRDEIPGGHTKNLFVKDKKDRYFLLTVEENAAVDLKQVHNAIGGSGRVSFGRPEKLMEYLGVVPGSVTAFGAINDTAENVTFVLDAELMAHEIVNCHPLSNDATTSIASSDLIRFMEATGHKPLVLKVTS